ATTTGCAATTGAATTGCATGATTTGAAACAAAGGAGCAAACTGAGGCCGAGAAATATATAAAGCGTTCCCTTGAGTCGGTGGTACTAAAAGCCGTATCGGAGTTTCCTGCTGTTGTGGTTACCGGGCCCAGGCAGTCAGGCAAAACAACAATACTGAAACATCTTTTCAAAGAAACTTACAGGTACATCTCACTCGAGCTTCCTGACATCAGGTCATCAGCCCTGGAAGATCCGAGGTCATTCCTCAGCCTCTATAAACCTCCGGTTATCATGGATGAATTCTTTTTATTATCTGCTTAACATGCTCTATAAGTGGTAATCTCCCGCTGCTTCAGGGGGTAGTGCGCCATGATGCGGTACTTCCAGTGAAAATCTGCGTGAAAACATGTTTGACTGCGGTT
This genomic stretch from Candidatus Aegiribacteria sp. harbors:
- a CDS encoding AAA family ATPase is translated as MKRSLESVVLKAVSEFPAVVVTGPRQSGKTTILKHLFKETYRYISLELPDIRSSALEDPRSFLSLYKPPVIMDEFFLLSA